A single Rhopalosiphum padi isolate XX-2018 chromosome 4, ASM2088224v1, whole genome shotgun sequence DNA region contains:
- the LOC132928681 gene encoding HMG box-containing protein 4 — MDREKGRKSDPKQPNEPEVTAVSRSGRIIKKSSKLLGFESSDIQEKEKTPKSSKQSSKRQSLNHEPLDQFNDDDNSMEFLEDQQHSESNEWTVDTKDCDNYTEPSGTSISVGEHNQFMYALKNLNMKEPGFVAYALWAKEVRKTLMNAYPNFSTTQINQQLRDMWKSVPTEDKSRWVRKAKRLLEREGLDDSNTNDSKITVKKPSEEIIDNSIDTSNKNKPKLEPLRSTQPIDVAAHLALLGESLGIIGQRLKEHQGQIAVNGSVSVLLDSLLCALGPLLCLTQQVTEINVNSQETMSRLMDDIAYIMPGL, encoded by the exons atggaCAGGGAAAAGGGCCGAAAATCTGATCCTAAACAACCAA ATGAACCGGAGGTAACTGCAGTTTCAAGATCTGGACGAATTATAAAAAAGTCTTCCAAGTTGCTAGGTTTTGAATCTTCGGACATAC aagaaaaagaaaaaactccCAAGTCTTCGAAACAAAGTTCAAAAAGACAATCGTTGAATCACGAGCCACTCGATCAA TTCAACGACGACGATAACAGTATGGAATTTTTAGAAGATCAACAACATTCTGAAAGCAATGAATGGACTGTAGACACAAAGGATTGTG atAATTACACTGAACCCAGTGGCACTTCTATTTCAGTAGGAGAACACAATCAA tttatgTATGCTctcaaaaatttaaacatgaaaGAGCCAGGGTTTGTGGCATATGCATTATGGGCTAAAGAAGTTCGCAAAACATTGATGAATGCTTATCCAAATTTTA GTACAACACAAATTAATCAACAGCTCAGAGATATGTGGAAATCTGTACCAACAGAAGATAAAAGT cgATGGGTACGTAAAGCCAAGAGATTATTAGAACGTGAAGGATTGGATGACAGCAATACAAATGACTCAAAAATTACAGTAAAGAAACCAAGCGaagaaattattgataattcaatAGATACTAGCAATAA aAATAAACCCAAATTAGAACCGCTAAGATCAACACAGCCTATTGATGTAGCAGCTCATTTGGCTTTACTTGGCGAATCATTGGGCATAATAGGCCAAAGACTAAAAGAACATCAG GGCCAGATAGCTGTAAATGGTAGTGTATCGGTCCTTCTAGATTCTCTGTTATGTGCCTTGGGACCTCTACTTTGTCTTACTCAACAAGTAACAGAAATTAATGTGAATTCCCAAGAAACAATGTCAAGGTTAATGGATGACATAGCCTATATAATGCCaggattataa